The Mucilaginibacter terrae region CAAAGAATATTTAGAAGAACTGGAGTTTTTAGTAGAAACTGCCGGGGGAAAAACTGTGCAAACTTTCACCCAGCGTATGCAACGCCCGGACAGGGCTACCTTTGTAGGTTCGGGTAAGTTGGAAGAGATAAGGGCTTATGTGGTTGAGGAGGAGATTGATATTGTAGTTTTTGATGATGAACTATCACCATCACAACTGCGTAACATTGAGAACGAACTGAAGGTAAAGATACTTGACCGCAGTAACCTCATCCTCGATATTTTTGCCGGGCGTGCTCAAACTGCGCAGGCTAAAACACAGGTTGAGTTAGCTCAACTACAATACTTGTTGCCCCGCCTAACCCGCTTGTGGACCCACTTAGAGCGCCAAAAGGGCGGTATTGGTATGCGCGGTCCGGGTGAGTCGCAAATTGAGACCGACCGTCGTTTGATCCTCAATAAAATATCTTTATTAAAAGAGCGTTTGCGCCTCATTGACCGTCAAAACGAAACGCAGCGTAAAAATCGCGTCCAGTTAGTGCGCACGGCTTTGGTGGGCTATACCAACGTTGGTAAATCAACCATCATGAACATGATCTCCAAATCGGAGGTATTTGCCGAGAACAAGTTGTTTGCCACTTTAGATACCACGGTGCGCAAGGTAGTGATCGAAAACCTACCTTTCCTGCTTTCAGACACGGTTGGATTTATCCGTAAGTTGCCTCACCATTTGGTGGAGTGCTTTAAATCGACCCTGGATGAGGTACGTGAGGCCGACATATTGATTCACGTGGTCGACGTATCGCACCCAAGCTTTGAAGACCAGATCAACACCGTTAACGAAACGCTGAAAGATTTGGGTGCGCTGGATAAACCGGTGATTACGGTTTTCAATAAGATAGATGCCTATGTGCCGGCACCTATTCATGAAGAAGACCCGGCTCAGCCACTTACGCTCGAAGACTTTAAGCATAGCTGGATGGCCAGCCACAACAGCCCGGCCATATTTATTTCGGCATTGAAGAAAGAAAATGTAGACGAATTCAGAAAGTTGCTATACGATAAGGTAATTGCCATTCATACTGAGCGGTACCCGTACGATCAGTTGTTGTACTGATGCATCAAAATAACACAAAAGGCAGCCTGGTTAGGTTGCCTTTTGTGTTTAAGTAAAATCTGTAACTCCTAGCAGGGTAATAATATTCGCGTGGCGATCTCATCTTTTTAGTCCGTGCAGGGTCTCTCGTAGAGGACCCTGCAATGCTTGAAATACATGTAATGATATTAAACCCGGCGCAGGGTCCTCTACGAGAGACCCTGCTAAAACGGTAATGCTTGACATATGTAGTCCTTTTAGGGTAGTGATATTCGCGTGGCGATCTCATCTTACAAAGTTAGTCCGTGCAGGGTCTCTCGTAGAGGACCCTGCAATGCTTGAAATACATGTTAATGATAACCCCGGCGCAGGGTCCTCTACGAGAGACCCTGCTAAAACCAAGTTATATGTATCTTCCCTTGGGAGGGCTATGGGGTATCGCAAACCTTACTTTACTATCTTGTAATTCCTGTACTCACTTACCCGCCAACCTGTCCAATCCTCAATTTTTTGGAGGGCCTTACGCCTGAACGACATGTTCTTTTTCAATTTCTCGGGGTCAACTTCCAGCTTCCAGTTTTGGGCTTTAATGCGGGGTAGCATAACTGCCGGGTGCTTGTCCTCAAAAGGAAGCAAGCGGTCGGCATTTTTAAAATCAAACTCAAAAGTTTCGGGCAGGTTTTCGGCTATCCAGGTATCATCGTGGTAAAACTGGTTAAAGTTGCGCAGCTTTCCTTCCAGGCCTTTGGGTGGTTTTACCCATCCATAGTGGTAAATGTAGGCATCGATCAATTTAACATTGATTTTCCGGTCATCAAGCCTGAAGCCTTGCGCATCACGGTAGGCATGTATGCGTTTATCGTTGCGTAAAATGCGTATCTCACGGCGGTACCAGCGGCGCGAATGGGCGTAATGGCTATACGAGCCATAAAAATGTTGGTATTTAAAAAGCAATCCCTCAACTTCGGCATCGTTCAGGTTTTCTTCCATTTCTTTTTTAATGAGCGGCAAATACTTTTCATGAACGATCTCATCGCCCTGGATATAAAAAGCCCAGTCGGCATCGGGCGAAATGGCCGCAAATGCCTTATCGGTTTCGGCAGCAAATACCGCACCGCCCTCGCGTATGTCTTCATCCCAAACGGTATTGATGATCCTTATTTTGGGCGAATTAATGCCGCGGATAAGGTCTTCGGTATTATCATCGCTATCTCCCAAAGCAACCAAAAATTCATCGCAGATGGGCAGTATGGATGTAATGGCCTCAACAACAGGATAATCATTTTTACCGCATTGCGGATGAAGGTAAAACCGGCAACTTTCATTTAATTTACAGGATATGCCGTAAAGGTAATACAAAGTAGGTTTGGTTTACCCGGCCGCTTACCAAACTACTCGTATATTTGGCCATCCAATGAACCTGTTTGATATTAAAATTACACTTCAAAAAAACAAGTTGCCGTACTACGTTGGCAATTTTTTGAGGCAGATACTTCCTGCGGGCCCACTTGCAAAACAGCTAAAGCAGTTAACCCAATACAATGCTGCTGAAATTTACGACCGGGTTAATTACTATAATCAACTTACCAAGGATAGTACGTTAGGAGATTCACCCACAACACTAAAAGATCTGCTTCAACTTAAAAGCCCCAGCGCTTACCGTTTCGATACTTTTGAATACGCGCGTTTCTTTTCGCCTCAACTAAAAGCCAACTTTCTATTTGGCGATGTAATACACTCGCCCAAAGTGCCAACTATCCAAAAAAGCCGTCCCGTTGTAGGCGATAACAGAAATGCCGTTTTACTCAAGCTCGATAAAAAACGGCATTACTTGTTTGTAAATGATAAAAAACTATTCTCTCAAAAGAAAAACCTGCTCATTGGCCGCTCGGCAGTAAATCAGGAACATCGGGTTAGGTTTATGGAAATGTACTTTAACCATCCACTGTGTAATTTAGGGCAGGTAAATACCAACAATGGCAAGCCGGAATGGGTAAAACCTAAAGTACCCATCAGTACACATCTTGATTATAAATTCATTTTAAGTTTAGAAGGCTGGGATGTGGCTACCAACCTCAAGTGGATCATGTCGTCAAACTCGATAGCCGTAATGCCAAAGCCTAAATACGAAACCTGGTTTATGGAAGGCCGGCTCATTCCTAATTATCATTACATCTGCATTAAAGATGATTACAGCGATTTGGAAGAGCAGTTGCACTACTACATTAATCATGAACAGAAAGCACTTACTATTATTGCCAATGCTAATGCATGGGTAAAACAGTTTCAGAATAAGCGCAAGGAAGATTTGATTGCCTTACTGGTGTTGCAGAAATATTTTAAATGTACCGGGCAGCTATAAATGTAGCTTTAAAGTTTCCCCATCTACGTTAATCCCTTTTGACCGGCTGATCTTTATTTTGTGTTCGGGCGTGTAGCCCAGGGTTTCTCCTGCTTTCAATGTAATATTCTGGCTGATTAAATAAGATGATATGTTTAAAAGAAAGATATACAACTCTTCGAGACATAGACCTGAGTTTAGGATCTCCAATTCATCTTTGCCAAACTCGTTCAAACCATACGTGTAAGCAGAATTGCTCCTTGAGTTTTTGCGTAAGCCTATATATATCCATAGCTGAACCGGTGGCTTACCTTTCTGCAGTTCTTCAATGCTGCTCAAATATCGTTCTCGCGGAATTATCAACGATTGAGTACCATGGTATACGCCCACAATTTGCGACGTTGATAGCAAAGAACATAATACCTTGCTCAAAAGAGTGTAAGAGATAAGCGCATTCTCGCCATCAGGAAATACGGTTACAATAACATGTCCCGTGTGTTGTGCTACATCTTCTAATACTTTATTCCAGTTGTATGCATATTTTGCAGCCCATTCAATATCTTCAGCCGGAATTGGATGGGGAATATAGCCCAATGCAACCGTAAGCCCGTTTACCTTAAAAGCGAGTGCTTCTTCGTCGCCATCAATATCGGTTACCTTGACATTCCATGTGCTTTCAATATCATTAATTAACTCGGCGATGTGATAACCGTCGTTGTTAATGAGCATTGGCATTGCGAATATTGCGTTGCTTTCTGTCTTTTTTTCTTTTTTAGTTTTGAGGAAGCTAAATAAGCCCATCGTGATATTGCTTAGTTGATGCGCAATGTTAATGAAAACAGGGCACTTTACTAAACCACCGACTCATAAACCCTGACGGTATTTTGTATACAAGCTTCCATAGTAAAATCGCTTAATCGTTCGGTACCTTTTTGTTTAAGTTCCTGTTGCAATGATAGGTTGCTCAATATCAGTTCAATAGCACCTTTTATATCTTCAGGCTCGTAGGGGTTGAAATAAATGGCTGCATCGGCAGCAATTTCGGGCAGGCAGCTGCTGTTGCTGCATATTATCGGGCATTGGTTGGCAAAGGCTTCTAACAGTGGCAGGCCAAAACCTTCATGCAATGACGGAAAGGCAAAAAGTATAGCCTGTGCATAAAGTTGTTGCAATACGTCATCGGTTACGTTCATTTGCCCGCATTGAGCGGCGATATTCAATTTTTCGAAATGCTGCAACTCATTAGTATTATAAGCCCCGCCACCGGCACAAATGAGGTTTAATGATTTATCTTGTTGTAGTATGGTGCTTATCCCATCAACAAAAATACTGAAGTTTTTATAGTGCCAGCGCTCTCCAACATACAAAATGTATCTGGCAGGCAGCGTTGGGTTAAACTCTGCCTTATTGCTTAAACCCCAGTAACCGTGATGTACTACCTGAATTTTACCGGCCATGTGCGGGTATACCTTAATAATATCCTGCCGGGTAAACTCCGATATGGCAATTATGGCATCGGCTTTTTCCATTACTGCTTTTTTGCGGGGAATAACCTGTGAGGCGTTGCCGATGTATTGCGGGTAAAGCTCGTGCACCATATCATGTATGGTAACTACGCATGGTTTTTTTAAGTGCTTTATAAAGTACGGATCATCAAACGTGGGATGAAATACATCAAAATTTCCCCGATTTATATTCCAGCGCGAGTAGCGGCGGCTCCAGGCGTAGATCTTTTTTTGATCACCCCGAAATAACTTGTGGCCAATGCTATTGTTAAAAAGAAAAGGCTCATGTTTAACGTATTCGTTTTCGGAGTACAGTGCGGTGATGGTGCTTTGATGGCCGCTATTGTTCAGGCCGCTGTGCAGGTTGGCAAAGTAGCGAGATATGCCGCCATATTTTTGCAGCGAAAAATGCTTGATGGTCTATCAGTACTTTCATTACACATTAATAAAAATTACTGCCAGGGCGACTCTGCTCCTTGCGGCGTTTGTACAAAAAGCGCAGGTACATCATTAAACCCATGCTTTTTTTAATAATCTCGGGCTTATCACGTTTAAAGGGCTCATCCTGCGCCGAGGCCGAAAACCCGGTGAGGGCATACCAGGCCACATCTATATCAAGGTATTGCTTTTTTATCGAATCGTCGCCCCAGCAAGCCAAATTAAGGGCATAATCAGCATAAATGCGGTATTGAGTATCGTAATAGTATTTGGTAAACACTTTGGCCGGGTACAATATCGACTGATGATTAATACAATACTTGGCCATGCGGTATGCCGAAAATTCGCCGGTAAAAAGCGGTCCATCGGCTTTGGTATTGCCATAGTATATGGTGTCTTCATTTTTGAGCTGTGCGGCTATAGTACTAAAGCCCGGCAGCAGGCGGTCATCGGCGCCTAAAAAGTATACCCATTTGCCAGTGGCCAGTTTGGTGCCTTTATTAAGGGCATCATAAATGCCTTTATCGGCCTCACTAACCCAATGGCTAATCTGGCTGTCGTACTGTTGTAAAATATCAATGGTGCCGTCGGTGCTTTCACCATCTATTACCACCACCTCAATAGCCGGATAACTTTGCTCAATTATCGAATCGAGGCATCCGGGCAAATGTTGGGCAGCATTATAGGTTGCTATAATGATGCTTACCAGTGGTTGCTGTGCCCTGGCTATATTTTTACGGCTTCCTCCCTGCCTCATGTTAACACGATATAAACTTGATAAATTAAGCTATTTTTGCACAAACATACGGCATGCCTTTCAGTATTGATGTTATAATTCCTTCGTTCCGTTTAAACCCGGAAAATATACTGCCCATACTCAACCTGCAAAGGCCTGCAGATGCTACCGTACGTTTTTACCTTGTAGCCGATAATCCTCAATTAAAACCCGATGCTACCATTGCTCAACTGGTAAACGGCGATACCATTAATTTGTTGATTAACTCCCATAATATTGGCGCATCGGCCACGCGTAACCGTGGCATAGAGGCAG contains the following coding sequences:
- a CDS encoding glycosyltransferase family 2 protein produces the protein MYYLYGISCKLNESCRFYLHPQCGKNDYPVVEAITSILPICDEFLVALGDSDDNTEDLIRGINSPKIRIINTVWDEDIREGGAVFAAETDKAFAAISPDADWAFYIQGDEIVHEKYLPLIKKEMEENLNDAEVEGLLFKYQHFYGSYSHYAHSRRWYRREIRILRNDKRIHAYRDAQGFRLDDRKINVKLIDAYIYHYGWVKPPKGLEGKLRNFNQFYHDDTWIAENLPETFEFDFKNADRLLPFEDKHPAVMLPRIKAQNWKLEVDPEKLKKNMSFRRKALQKIEDWTGWRVSEYRNYKIVK
- a CDS encoding DUF4261 domain-containing protein, with the protein product MGLFSFLKTKKEKKTESNAIFAMPMLINNDGYHIAELINDIESTWNVKVTDIDGDEEALAFKVNGLTVALGYIPHPIPAEDIEWAAKYAYNWNKVLEDVAQHTGHVIVTVFPDGENALISYTLLSKVLCSLLSTSQIVGVYHGTQSLIIPRERYLSSIEELQKGKPPVQLWIYIGLRKNSRSNSAYTYGLNEFGKDELEILNSGLCLEELYIFLLNISSYLISQNITLKAGETLGYTPEHKIKISRSKGINVDGETLKLHL
- a CDS encoding glycosyltransferase family 4 protein produces the protein MKHFSLQKYGGISRYFANLHSGLNNSGHQSTITALYSENEYVKHEPFLFNNSIGHKLFRGDQKKIYAWSRRYSRWNINRGNFDVFHPTFDDPYFIKHLKKPCVVTIHDMVHELYPQYIGNASQVIPRKKAVMEKADAIIAISEFTRQDIIKVYPHMAGKIQVVHHGYWGLSNKAEFNPTLPARYILYVGERWHYKNFSIFVDGISTILQQDKSLNLICAGGGAYNTNELQHFEKLNIAAQCGQMNVTDDVLQQLYAQAILFAFPSLHEGFGLPLLEAFANQCPIICSNSSCLPEIAADAAIYFNPYEPEDIKGAIELILSNLSLQQELKQKGTERLSDFTMEACIQNTVRVYESVV
- the hflX gene encoding GTPase HflX yields the protein MKQKFYDTAVKQETAVLVGVITPGQTDVQTKEYLEELEFLVETAGGKTVQTFTQRMQRPDRATFVGSGKLEEIRAYVVEEEIDIVVFDDELSPSQLRNIENELKVKILDRSNLILDIFAGRAQTAQAKTQVELAQLQYLLPRLTRLWTHLERQKGGIGMRGPGESQIETDRRLILNKISLLKERLRLIDRQNETQRKNRVQLVRTALVGYTNVGKSTIMNMISKSEVFAENKLFATLDTTVRKVVIENLPFLLSDTVGFIRKLPHHLVECFKSTLDEVREADILIHVVDVSHPSFEDQINTVNETLKDLGALDKPVITVFNKIDAYVPAPIHEEDPAQPLTLEDFKHSWMASHNSPAIFISALKKENVDEFRKLLYDKVIAIHTERYPYDQLLY
- a CDS encoding glycosyltransferase family 2 protein; amino-acid sequence: MRQGGSRKNIARAQQPLVSIIIATYNAAQHLPGCLDSIIEQSYPAIEVVVIDGESTDGTIDILQQYDSQISHWVSEADKGIYDALNKGTKLATGKWVYFLGADDRLLPGFSTIAAQLKNEDTIYYGNTKADGPLFTGEFSAYRMAKYCINHQSILYPAKVFTKYYYDTQYRIYADYALNLACWGDDSIKKQYLDIDVAWYALTGFSASAQDEPFKRDKPEIIKKSMGLMMYLRFLYKRRKEQSRPGSNFY
- a CDS encoding glycosyl transferase family 90; amino-acid sequence: MNLFDIKITLQKNKLPYYVGNFLRQILPAGPLAKQLKQLTQYNAAEIYDRVNYYNQLTKDSTLGDSPTTLKDLLQLKSPSAYRFDTFEYARFFSPQLKANFLFGDVIHSPKVPTIQKSRPVVGDNRNAVLLKLDKKRHYLFVNDKKLFSQKKNLLIGRSAVNQEHRVRFMEMYFNHPLCNLGQVNTNNGKPEWVKPKVPISTHLDYKFILSLEGWDVATNLKWIMSSNSIAVMPKPKYETWFMEGRLIPNYHYICIKDDYSDLEEQLHYYINHEQKALTIIANANAWVKQFQNKRKEDLIALLVLQKYFKCTGQL